TCTGCTGGTGGAACTGAATGGGCACCTGGGGCAACCAGGGCCGGCTGCCCACTTTGGACACATAGTTGAAGATGGCCATCACACCCTCCTggaccttcttcttcttctcgcAGGGCATCAGGCAGCTCCGAACCAGCAGCTCAGGGTTGTGGTCGCTGGCCTTGGCCCTGAGCTGCCTGGGCACAGCCCTCGAACCGCAAGACACCACGTTGGGCAGTATCTTGCGGTAGCGGGGAGAGAGGTCTGGGCTCTGCAGGTAGCACAGACCAATACGCCACTGCTCCCCGCGCACCCCGCAGCGGTCGCAGGGGGTCCACTCCCAGAAGGTGGTGAAGACGCGGAGGCTCCCGTGGTACTCGTCTTCTAAGGGCTCCTGGCCCTGGTCCTTGAAGGTAGCCACCATCCCCTCACTGCTCTGGATGTCCACGTCGTAGGCGTAAAAATAGTCCCCCTTGCGGGTGCCGCAAAAATACAAACCGGAGTCCTCCGGCTGCGCCCGGAAGACCAAGAGGCTGAACATGCGGATGCTGAAGCGGACCAGCATGTCGCTGCCCACGCGCACCTGTGCTGCCTCCGTCAGCACCCGCCCATCAAAGTCCGTCAGCACTTTCGTGTGGCTGCTGCCCAGGTGCTTCTGATAGTACCAGACAACAGCGGACACCTCCTCCGGCTTGCAGGGGCAGGGGAGCTCAAAGCTCATGTCGGTCAGGTAGGCTGCATTGTCAAACATCAGAAAAGCCGGGCAGGGGGTCCTCTGAAAGATGTTCTCTTTCTCCACTATTTCAAAGGCCTGGAGGCTCCCCCACGCCCACAGGAGCACAGTGGTGTGAGCCAGGTTCATGCCTGTGCAAGGGAAGGGTCAGAGGGGGCAGGGCAAACCCGAGGCACTAAAGGCCTATGGGGCTTCTAGAAATTACTGCTGGGAGGAGGCATCTATATGAGGAAAGGATTAAGCAGCcaggaaaagaagcaacagtCTGCAGAGGAAGCTGCCATAGGCAAGGCAGTTGATTCCTAGTTAACATACAAGATGCCCTTCTCATGTTCCAGATGTGATCTTGAGGAGAAAACCATTCTAGAATCTGGCTCCCTCTGCCCTTTCTAGAACTCTAGCATTCTAGAACACTGGGTCAGGGGAAGCCAGAAGGAGAAACAAGGGCACAGGTACAAGTTCAGGAAAATCTCTGCACTTCTGCTTCAGGCtctgccctgcctgcctgcctggtggAAAGGTCTTCCCTTTGGTTAATCTGAGAGTTGAAGGAAACCCTCCCACCTGCACATCGGGCCATCTGAAGATACCTGGAGGCTGGCCAGGCCTGAGCTGAAGGCTTGGGGCTTTCTCAGGCCCAACCTGCATGGGAACTCAGCCCCTGGAGAAAAATATTCCACTTCAAATGAGGTAGCATTTGATCATTTATTGACTAAATGTCCATTCATTGGTTTCTGGTGATGAATACTCTTGTTTAAGGGCTATggaggatgaactgggagattgggattgaccatatgtacactactatgtataaaatagataactaatgagaacctactgtataccacagggaactctactcaatgctctgtggtcacctaaatgggaaggaaatctaaaaaaagaagatatatatatatagatagatagatagatatatacacatacatatatatatatatgtgattcactttgctatacagaagaaactaacaacattgtaaggcaactatactccaataaaaatcaattaaaaaaaagaactatggaGATCAGTATTTGTTAACCATGGAGGATTAACAATTTTGGTTTTTCCTTGTTTTGAGTGGAGGCTGCAATGGGTGGTACCAGTGTTTGGTTGGGTGCTCACCCATATCTCAGGGCCATGGGCTAGCAGACTGGCAGGCTCTAAGGGTGGGAAGCAAAAGTCTTTCAGCTTGGCCCTTGACCATCCTGTAGATCTACAAAGTTCAGAATATGAAGCCCCCAAGGGGCTGGAGGAAAAGTGAAAATTCAGTTCCTGCTTTGGttgtgaaaattttaaatccaaAAGGGAATCCGGTGTGGGTTTCTGATTAGAGTCCTGCAGAGCCCCCAAGCCCATCAAAAAATGCCTCTGATGACCACTGGGGGCTTCTGAAGGTAAATGGTCCCATCAGTCCACGTGGTATAGCATCAGCAGCTCTTGCAGCAGACCCTCCTCCTCCTGAAGCCCACCCGGCTGCTCCCCCAGACCCTGCCCCTCCGAGCTGGGGGTGCCCATGGCCTGCAACTTCTGAAACAAGGCTCTGCAGCTGTCTCTCTCTGTATGGCTCATCAGGCTCAGGTTCAGGGTGAAGCGCCCAGTGCTGGCCAGGCTGTGCAGGATCCCCAGCACCGCCCAGCGGTCAGCAGGCCTCACGTGATCAGCCAGCGCCACCAGCATCTCCCCTAGAAGTCCAAACCCCACGTCCATCTGGAAGAGGCGGCCCAGCTTCGGGCCCCCGAGCTGCAGCAGGGCCTCATAGCGCTCTGGCCCGCTACGCAAGTGTCGCCGCCAGTCACGGTAGAACTCAGCTGAGGTCTCAGGCTGGAAGAGCGTTTTCTCCTGGGTcacaaaggaagggaaagagagtgCAGAGCTCTTCCAGCTGCTCTGTGACAGCAAGGGGAACCCATGGGTTTTCAGCTCTGGTATTGGTCTCTGAGCACTGGCAAGGCCGCAGTCCCTGTGGGCCTCATTTTCAGATGAAGGAacaggggatgggatggggagggagggtccCAAGAGGAAAATATGCAGGCCATGATGTGAGATTCTCAGCTGTACCAGGACTTTCCTACTGATGAGTGTGGACATAGCCCTGTT
This portion of the Bubalus bubalis isolate 160015118507 breed Murrah chromosome 3, NDDB_SH_1, whole genome shotgun sequence genome encodes:
- the FAM187A gene encoding Ig-like V-type domain-containing protein FAM187A isoform X2; translation: MNLAHTTVLLWAWGSLQAFEIVEKENIFQRTPCPAFLMFDNAAYLTDMSFELPCPCKPEEVSAVVWYYQKHLGSSHTKVLTDFDGRVLTEAAQVRVGSDMLVRFSIRMFSLLVFRAQPEDSGLYFCGTRKGDYFYAYDVDIQSSEGMVATFKDQGQEPLEDEYHGSLRVFTTFWEWTPCDRCGVRGEQWRIGLCYLQSPDLSPRYRKILPNVVSCGSRAVPRQLRAKASDHNPELLVRSCLMPCEKKKKVQEGVMAIFNYVSKVGSRPWLPQVPIQFHQQRLGHGLIISCPGARPEHAVAWDKDHQYLYRTQYLKGVNGSMRVFIDHGNHLHIRFTQLEDRGIYYCWRQGERIAGFRLGVTSPGRYPVSFSDPETRAALGLILIGYMLITVIFISIHLCRCCCYLFRFCPNFSPRLSRPQL
- the FAM187A gene encoding Ig-like V-type domain-containing protein FAM187A isoform X1, translating into MRNSGMNLAHTTVLLWAWGSLQAFEIVEKENIFQRTPCPAFLMFDNAAYLTDMSFELPCPCKPEEVSAVVWYYQKHLGSSHTKVLTDFDGRVLTEAAQVRVGSDMLVRFSIRMFSLLVFRAQPEDSGLYFCGTRKGDYFYAYDVDIQSSEGMVATFKDQGQEPLEDEYHGSLRVFTTFWEWTPCDRCGVRGEQWRIGLCYLQSPDLSPRYRKILPNVVSCGSRAVPRQLRAKASDHNPELLVRSCLMPCEKKKKVQEGVMAIFNYVSKVGSRPWLPQVPIQFHQQRLGHGLIISCPGARPEHAVAWDKDHQYLYRTQYLKGVNGSMRVFIDHGNHLHIRFTQLEDRGIYYCWRQGERIAGFRLGVTSPGRYPVSFSDPETRAALGLILIGYMLITVIFISIHLCRCCCYLFRFCPNFSPRLSRPQL
- the CCDC103 gene encoding coiled-coil domain-containing protein 103, with translation MKRNDVINFKALEKELQAALIADEKYKRENAAKLRAVEQKVASYEEFRGIVLASHLKPLEQKDKMGGKRPVPWNCHTSQGRPSQDETNELSLEKTLFQPETSAEFYRDWRRHLRSGPERYEALLQLGGPKLGRLFQMDVGFGLLGEMLVALADHVRPADRWAVLGILHSLASTGRFTLNLSLMSHTERDSCRALFQKLQAMGTPSSEGQGLGEQPGGLQEEEGLLQELLMLYHVD